A single window of Deinococcus betulae DNA harbors:
- a CDS encoding flavin reductase family protein — protein MAFSPSPMTHFDLGALPAAARYKLLTATVVPRPIAWVCTLGEDGHVNLAPYSFFGLMGSDPPVVAFAPGDRSDGTPKDTARNIGAGGAFTVNLVSADLAPLMNATATDFPYGHAEPGALGIALEPGRQVPTPRVQAAPAALECREVQTLTIGRTRIILGEVLGLTLRSDAVQDAARWHIDTARLDLVGRLGGGGGYATTRDTFSLDRVSFEAWQAGQDREG, from the coding sequence ATGGCGTTCTCTCCCTCTCCCATGACGCATTTCGATCTCGGCGCGCTGCCAGCGGCGGCCCGCTACAAGCTCCTGACCGCCACGGTGGTGCCCCGGCCGATTGCCTGGGTCTGCACGCTGGGGGAAGACGGTCACGTCAACCTGGCCCCCTACTCCTTTTTTGGCCTGATGGGGTCGGACCCGCCCGTGGTGGCCTTTGCGCCAGGAGACCGCTCAGACGGCACCCCCAAGGACACGGCCCGCAACATCGGCGCTGGCGGCGCCTTTACCGTCAATCTGGTCAGCGCCGACTTAGCGCCCCTGATGAACGCCACCGCCACCGATTTTCCGTATGGGCACGCCGAACCCGGCGCCCTGGGCATTGCCCTGGAGCCGGGGCGGCAGGTGCCCACGCCGCGTGTGCAGGCGGCCCCGGCCGCGCTGGAATGCCGCGAGGTGCAGACCCTGACCATCGGGCGCACCCGCATCATTCTGGGCGAGGTGCTGGGCCTGACCCTGCGCAGTGACGCCGTCCAGGACGCGGCGCGCTGGCACATTGACACTGCCCGGCTGGACCTGGTGGGCCGGCTGGGCGGCGGCGGGGGTTACGCCACCACCCGCGACACCTTCTCGCTGGACCG